DNA sequence from the Piliocolobus tephrosceles isolate RC106 chromosome 9, ASM277652v3, whole genome shotgun sequence genome:
AAAGAAGGACCAGACTGGAAGGCCACGTGTGTGGCCTTGGATCCAGGGAACAGTGAGGGTGCAGTGGGTGATGCAGCAGAATGAGCAATGTCCTCCTCTTCCTGCTCTCTCATACCCCTTCTTCGGGGTCTGCCCTGCCACAGACCATGCAGCAGTCACAGACACATGACCCTGCCTGCATCTCTGGCTTCTGCAGAGAGAACCAGGAGTGGATCCCTAACCCCAAAGGGAAATCAAAGATGCTGGCCTGGGGGAGGTTCTGGGCCTGATGTTGTGAGGCCCTATAGAGCAACACAAAGCCCCAGGCAGATGGAAGTTATGGGACAGCAGAAACAAAGGTCTTGCAGACCATCCGGTTTGCAGGGAAGAAAACGCAGCTAGAAGGGTGCAAGGGACCCCGGAGGGCAGGGCTGCTGCCTGATGGCTTCTACATCTACCAAGCTCCTCTGTGCTTCCCAAAATGTGTTTCCCTGAAGTTCCCTGATCCTTAAAATAAATGCTCTTTCCCATAACTTGCATTTGCATGATCTGTGTTACTTCATCCCCCAATACTTAGGATGAATCTGTATAATAAGAGTAAAATAAGCACACCCCACAAACGTGAAACCACTTGTTTTCATAGAAGTCAACAACAAACCACAGAAGACCTTTAGGGGTCTCTGTTTCTTTCAGTGGGCACTTGGCACATCACCAACAATATGGCAAGTGTAAAGACTGCTTTGTGTAGAAACCGATTTGGTTGTGTGGACCTAGCTGGTTACCGTGAGACCAGCTCACTATGAGTACTGTTTTTCTGAAGACTGTGTTTCTATCCGAAGCTGATGACTAAGGACAGGTCATCCTGAGGCTTCCGCTGCCCCCAGTCTAGGAGCTGTGTGTGGCTTACAGTGAACACCCTTAGTGTGCTGCAGAATCCAATATGAGTGAACAGATATATATTAACGTTATGCATTTGAAATAACACGTCAACCAATGTCGCGTtaccctttttaaaaagcagtgtcAGGAGTTTCAGTGCAAAAAGTGGCGGGTCTTTCCTGGAAGGACAGGGGAAAGGAGAAGGCGCTAATCAGCACCGTTTGGGGAACAGATTTCCAAACGGCTGCCCCGACAACACAGGGCATTGTCAgtctctgttgttgttgttgttactggcAGCATTTCTgtgtttaaagattttaaaaggcaaCAAATTTCCAAGACAAGACAACAAAACAATACCCTATAGCTAAATATATTTGGAATAGGAAAAGGGAGACAAGAATTACATCTAGAGGGCTCTGGCGATGTTTGTTCTTGGtttcaattaattaattgattgatACAGCTGTACCATTCACCTTAATGTTGGTTAACTTCACAAGCCCCTTAGAAACAGAAATAGCACATCCTCCCCCAGAATTGGGTCTGTTAAGTCATTTGAGAAAatggtattaaaaagaaaaacaaatatcacagtATTCATGTTATGATATTataggcaggaaaaaaaattcatacaattGTGATGACTGTTAACATGCTCATGCATTCTGGCCAAGttaaaaccaaagcaaaagtgTCCATCTCATTCGGGAAAAACTTACTAATGGACCACATAAATTGTTTTTTCTCTCACAAGTGGAAGTTCGAGACAGGTTTGAGacaggtttactttttttttttttacacaatttACTCTGTACCTGTTAggagaggaaaaatatttgagaatcaaGAGCATGCCAACACTCAATGATAAGGAGACGATGGACTTTGAGCATGTCAGTCATACTCTACAATTTGAGATTAATTCCCAGAATCCTTTGCGCACTTAGTCATGATTTTGCTCTTCGATAGGAAGTTTTTTTCATCCCTGTGCCAACTCCATTGCGAAAGGACCTTTTCACAAACATCTTCTCCGAAATTGGCTTTAGAAAATCTAGTTCTTTGCTCCTGTCCAATCTGGTTGGGCAGCTGTTCAGCAGAATGAGAAAGTAATCAGATTTTCCAGACACCTGGCAATTCAGATGGCGGAGGAGACAGAGAATACAGCCTTAGGGTTAAAAGTGTATTTCAACAGTAACAATTTTCAAAATCTTACGTCGATAAATACAATATATCAATCA
Encoded proteins:
- the NPS gene encoding neuropeptide S, with amino-acid sequence MIGSLKLNLILVLLLSTMHVFWCYPVPSSKVSGKSDYFLILLNSCPTRLDRSKELDFLKPISEKMFVKRSFRNGVGTGMKKTSYRRAKS